The following coding sequences lie in one Halogeometricum rufum genomic window:
- a CDS encoding AI-2E family transporter, producing MTLDRRYVFGGLFVLTGVAAAFLLRSVLGTVFFAVTVAYLLWPVRQALVRRGQSFRVASGVATVGALLAALLVLSPLVVVVYLRFDALASLLDLIPSDVVFELFGMTYRFTLAEVSTFAVAYLRRLATAAAAATPVLLVKATLFVFLVYSLLYHGEKAQRAALAVVPSSYQPAARALNERARDTLFAIYVLQAATAVGTFVLALPVFYLLGYEAVVTLATVAAVLQFVPILGPTLLLAGLAAYQLAIGQTVAALLVVFVGGAVVAWLPDVLIRPRLAQQTAHIPGSLYFVGFFGGALTLGAVGIVAGPLAVGLFVETASLLTGELHAVPVDDE from the coding sequence GTGACACTCGACCGTCGGTACGTGTTCGGCGGACTGTTCGTCCTCACGGGCGTCGCCGCCGCGTTCCTCCTGCGTTCCGTCCTCGGCACCGTCTTCTTCGCCGTCACCGTCGCCTACCTGCTGTGGCCGGTCCGACAGGCGCTGGTCCGGCGCGGACAGTCGTTCCGGGTGGCGAGCGGTGTGGCGACTGTGGGGGCACTTCTGGCCGCGCTCCTCGTCCTCTCGCCGTTGGTCGTCGTCGTCTACCTCCGCTTCGACGCGCTCGCGTCGCTCTTGGACCTCATCCCCTCGGACGTCGTCTTCGAACTGTTCGGGATGACGTACCGGTTCACGCTGGCGGAGGTGTCGACGTTCGCCGTCGCGTACCTCCGGCGACTGGCGACGGCCGCGGCGGCGGCGACGCCCGTCCTTCTCGTGAAGGCGACGCTGTTCGTCTTCCTCGTCTACTCGCTGCTCTACCACGGCGAGAAAGCCCAGCGCGCGGCGCTCGCCGTCGTCCCGTCGTCGTACCAGCCGGCCGCCAGAGCCCTGAACGAACGCGCCCGCGACACGCTGTTCGCCATCTACGTCCTGCAGGCCGCGACGGCCGTCGGGACGTTCGTCCTCGCCCTGCCGGTGTTCTACCTGCTCGGCTACGAGGCCGTCGTCACGCTCGCCACCGTCGCCGCCGTCCTCCAGTTCGTCCCCATCCTCGGCCCGACGCTCCTCCTCGCGGGGTTGGCGGCGTACCAACTCGCCATCGGGCAGACGGTGGCGGCACTCCTCGTCGTCTTCGTCGGCGGTGCCGTCGTCGCGTGGCTTCCGGACGTGCTCATCCGACCGCGCCTCGCCCAACAGACGGCGCACATCCCCGGCAGCCTCTACTTCGTCGGTTTCTTCGGCGGCGCTCTCACCCTCGGCGCCGTCGGTATCGTCGCCGGTCCCCTCGCCGTCGGCCTGTTCGTCGAGACGGCGTCGCTGCTCACCGGCGAACTCCACGCCGTCCCCGTCGACGACGAGTGA
- a CDS encoding Rieske 2Fe-2S domain-containing protein, with amino-acid sequence MANSFAGDRVTKPRSEEVRVLAPREATVLRDGSDVRGVHRDDEADLHAVSAVCPHMGCLVEWNDGDRTRDCRCHGSHFDCDGSVIDGPVVGDLPTASDGD; translated from the coding sequence GTGGCGAATTCGTTCGCCGGCGACCGGGTGACGAAGCCCCGGTCCGAGGAGGTGCGGGTCCTCGCGCCGAGGGAGGCGACGGTGCTCCGAGACGGCAGCGACGTGCGCGGCGTCCACCGCGACGACGAGGCGGACCTGCACGCCGTCTCCGCCGTCTGCCCGCACATGGGCTGTCTCGTCGAGTGGAACGACGGCGACCGGACGCGGGACTGTCGGTGTCACGGGTCGCACTTCGACTGCGACGGGTCAGTGATAGACGGGCCGGTAGTAGGCGACCTGCCGACGGCGTCCGACGGCGACTGA
- a CDS encoding thiamine ABC transporter substrate-binding protein, whose product MKRRSFLTTAGAGGVAALTGCLGDGGATTADEGTTTTGGTTASETGTTTGTAGGETPELVVATYGAFVDAPSTSPGPWLKDAFESEFDATIRYETPDSEVNYYIERAARGVDIPSDLYVGLDVNMLIRIDENLDAPLFAPVDGLERRDTVKESLEFDPQGRAVPYDTGYICLVFDETFGDGDFSAPATFDGLLEDQFAGDLLTQNPVSSATGKAFLLHTVAAKGRDGFLDYWQGLKENDVRVLEDWSTSYTAYSNGEAPMVVSYSTDQVYAHDSGEDLAKHQLRFLNDQGYANPEGMAMFEGTDRPELARTFMDFVLRPDVQAEIAVRNVQYPATTTAELPESFAKYAQEPPEAVTFNYDTLRDNLSEWTSAWERQFVGN is encoded by the coding sequence ATGAAACGACGCAGTTTCCTGACGACGGCGGGAGCAGGCGGCGTCGCGGCTCTCACCGGGTGTCTCGGCGACGGCGGCGCGACCACGGCGGACGAGGGCACGACGACGACGGGCGGCACGACGGCGAGTGAGACGGGGACGACGACGGGCACCGCCGGCGGGGAGACGCCGGAGTTGGTCGTCGCGACGTACGGCGCGTTCGTGGACGCGCCGAGTACGAGTCCCGGCCCGTGGTTGAAGGACGCCTTCGAGTCGGAGTTCGACGCGACGATTCGCTACGAGACGCCCGACAGCGAGGTGAACTACTACATCGAACGCGCCGCCCGCGGCGTCGACATCCCGTCGGACCTGTACGTTGGGCTGGACGTGAACATGCTCATCCGCATCGACGAGAATCTCGACGCCCCGCTCTTCGCCCCCGTCGACGGCCTCGAACGGCGCGACACGGTGAAGGAGTCGCTGGAGTTCGACCCGCAGGGACGCGCCGTCCCGTACGACACGGGCTACATCTGCCTCGTCTTCGACGAGACGTTCGGCGACGGCGACTTCTCCGCGCCGGCGACGTTCGACGGCCTGCTGGAGGACCAGTTCGCGGGCGACCTGTTGACCCAGAACCCCGTCTCGAGTGCGACGGGTAAGGCGTTCCTCCTGCACACCGTCGCGGCGAAGGGGCGCGACGGCTTCCTCGACTACTGGCAGGGGCTGAAGGAGAACGACGTGCGCGTGCTGGAGGACTGGTCCACCTCCTACACCGCCTACTCGAACGGGGAGGCGCCGATGGTCGTCTCCTACTCCACCGACCAGGTGTACGCCCACGACTCCGGCGAGGACCTGGCGAAGCACCAACTCCGCTTCCTGAACGACCAGGGCTACGCCAACCCCGAGGGGATGGCGATGTTCGAGGGCACCGACCGGCCCGAACTCGCTCGGACGTTCATGGACTTCGTCCTCCGGCCGGACGTGCAGGCGGAGATAGCCGTCCGCAACGTCCAGTACCCGGCGACGACGACGGCGGAGTTGCCCGAGTCGTTCGCCAAGTACGCGCAGGAACCCCCCGAAGCAGTCACTTTCAACTACGACACGCTCCGAGACAACCTCAGTGAGTGGACCAGCGCGTGGGAACGGCAGTTCGTCGGGAACTGA
- a CDS encoding DUF2391 family protein has protein sequence MVGRRRRFALADTAQQVVGGFLLAGPFVVTEEVWNLAASMSVVQGLLTAVIVLTVGYGALYKADDRDPDRERELLGVPARFVSLILVAYLSVLILALAFDAPGTFLSEMAGDADTFFGLSLQLDVLRVTLKAASIGAVFSVIGAATADSVF, from the coding sequence ATGGTCGGAAGACGCCGCCGGTTCGCACTCGCGGACACGGCCCAACAGGTCGTCGGGGGGTTCCTGCTCGCGGGACCGTTCGTCGTCACCGAGGAGGTGTGGAACCTCGCGGCCAGCATGTCGGTCGTGCAGGGATTGCTCACCGCCGTCATCGTCCTCACCGTCGGGTACGGGGCGCTCTACAAGGCGGACGACAGGGACCCCGACCGGGAACGAGAACTCCTCGGCGTCCCCGCCCGGTTCGTCTCGCTCATCCTCGTCGCCTACCTCTCGGTGCTCATCCTCGCACTCGCGTTCGACGCGCCGGGGACGTTCCTCTCGGAGATGGCCGGCGACGCGGACACGTTCTTCGGGTTGAGCCTCCAACTCGACGTGCTGAGGGTCACGCTGAAGGCGGCGAGCATCGGTGCGGTGTTCAGCGTCATCGGCGCCGCGACGGCCGACAGCGTGTTCTGA
- a CDS encoding helix-turn-helix domain-containing protein codes for MTDIKAVVRVQHPDIVLSQTVDHDRSSTVKSVSEAGTDPTSGKFFYHIESSDFSQFEDGLRNDSTVAEFERVSETRDEKAIYSFEYTDEAKVLSPVVSAANGVILDMENDGSAWILTVWIPERTELVHLWEYAQENDIDIELLRVNEYASLGTTDAGLTDSQRDALLVALETGYFEEPRDATLGDVAADLDISQPAASGLLRRGIKRLIVSSLLDDEESPD; via the coding sequence ATGACCGACATCAAAGCGGTCGTCCGGGTTCAGCACCCCGACATCGTGCTCTCACAGACGGTCGATCACGACCGAAGCTCGACGGTCAAGTCGGTGTCAGAAGCGGGCACTGACCCGACGTCGGGGAAGTTCTTCTATCACATCGAGTCGTCCGACTTCTCCCAGTTCGAAGACGGACTCCGGAACGACAGCACCGTCGCCGAGTTCGAACGCGTCAGCGAAACCAGAGACGAGAAGGCAATCTACAGCTTCGAGTACACGGACGAAGCGAAGGTCCTCTCGCCGGTAGTCTCGGCGGCGAACGGCGTCATCCTCGACATGGAGAACGACGGAAGCGCCTGGATACTGACGGTGTGGATACCCGAGCGAACGGAGTTGGTCCACCTCTGGGAGTACGCACAGGAGAACGACATCGACATCGAATTACTGCGCGTGAACGAGTACGCCAGCCTGGGTACGACGGACGCCGGGTTGACCGACAGCCAACGGGACGCACTCCTCGTCGCACTCGAAACGGGGTACTTCGAAGAACCGCGGGACGCGACGCTCGGCGACGTCGCCGCCGATTTGGACATCTCTCAACCCGCGGCCAGCGGCCTCCTCCGACGCGGAATCAAGCGACTCATCGTGTCATCTCTGCTGGACGACGAGGAATCCCCGGACTGA
- a CDS encoding thiolase C-terminal domain-containing protein, whose translation MPEPVIASVGASPIGRTDLPGRDLFSVALAEAFDELPDPADVVEAMYVGNQSESYEHQIMHGTLLAEWAGLRHVPAERVEGCAAAGALALRNAVKDVRNGEHEAVLACGVEKMTSAGTSGATDALSAAFDRAIEQRSGVTAPSQYALLAQRYLHETDATERDLAEIAVKNHANAARNPRAQFPKEIDVATVLDSDPVAPPLKLYDCAPVGDGAAAVLVTTAELAADLDCPQVRVAGSGASANNIAVAERNMTDIAGARVVAETAYEEAGIDAAAVDIAEVHDAFTVCEALLAEAAGFAPSGTGYQSYREPAERADGWTDVQLSPSGGLKARGHPIGATGLLQALEAYEQLTGAAGDRAVEGAETALLLNEGGVADAVTVGHVLTTTEAEAR comes from the coding sequence ATGCCAGAGCCAGTCATCGCGTCGGTCGGCGCCTCGCCGATCGGCCGCACGGACCTCCCGGGTCGCGACCTGTTCTCGGTCGCCCTCGCGGAGGCGTTCGACGAACTGCCCGACCCCGCCGACGTCGTGGAGGCGATGTACGTCGGCAACCAGTCGGAGAGCTACGAACACCAGATAATGCACGGGACGCTCCTGGCCGAGTGGGCCGGCCTCCGTCACGTCCCCGCCGAACGAGTCGAGGGATGCGCCGCCGCGGGTGCGCTCGCGCTGCGTAACGCGGTCAAGGACGTCCGCAACGGCGAGCACGAGGCCGTGCTCGCCTGCGGCGTCGAGAAGATGACGTCCGCGGGTACCAGCGGCGCGACGGACGCGCTGTCGGCTGCGTTCGACCGCGCCATCGAGCAGCGCTCCGGCGTCACCGCGCCCAGCCAGTACGCGCTCCTCGCCCAGCGGTACCTCCACGAGACCGACGCCACGGAGCGCGACCTCGCCGAAATCGCGGTGAAGAATCACGCCAACGCCGCTCGCAACCCCCGAGCGCAGTTCCCGAAGGAGATCGACGTGGCGACGGTTCTGGACTCCGACCCCGTCGCCCCGCCGCTGAAGCTCTACGACTGCGCGCCGGTCGGTGACGGTGCCGCGGCCGTCCTCGTGACGACCGCCGAGTTGGCGGCCGACCTCGACTGCCCGCAGGTGCGCGTCGCGGGTAGCGGGGCCTCCGCGAACAACATCGCGGTCGCAGAGCGGAACATGACCGACATCGCGGGCGCTCGCGTCGTCGCCGAGACGGCCTACGAGGAAGCGGGTATCGACGCCGCGGCCGTCGACATCGCGGAGGTCCACGACGCCTTCACCGTCTGCGAGGCGTTGCTCGCGGAGGCCGCCGGCTTCGCCCCCTCGGGAACGGGCTATCAGAGCTACCGGGAACCAGCCGAGCGAGCGGACGGCTGGACGGACGTGCAGTTGAGTCCGAGCGGTGGCCTGAAGGCCCGGGGCCACCCCATCGGCGCGACCGGCCTCCTGCAGGCGCTCGAAGCCTACGAACAGCTCACGGGGGCCGCGGGTGACCGTGCGGTCGAGGG
- a CDS encoding class I SAM-dependent methyltransferase has product MSVRDEFDAWATDGRDKGMEERHWHTAKHVLARMPVESGDVVLDLGCGSGYAGRALRETKDAGRVYGLDGAPEMARNARSYTDDESVDFLVGDFDELPFADDSLDHVFSMEAFYYAADPDHALAEIARVLRPGGTFFCAVNYYEENEASHAWQENIAIEMTRWSREEYREAFRDAGLYVAEQDNVPDLEIEIPPAEAFPTENWETREAMVERYRTLGTLLTVGVAP; this is encoded by the coding sequence ATGAGCGTCAGAGACGAGTTCGACGCGTGGGCCACCGACGGCCGCGACAAGGGGATGGAGGAGCGACACTGGCACACGGCCAAGCACGTCCTCGCGCGGATGCCCGTCGAGTCGGGCGACGTGGTGTTGGACCTCGGATGCGGCAGCGGATACGCCGGCCGCGCCCTCCGCGAGACGAAGGACGCGGGGCGCGTGTACGGACTGGACGGCGCCCCGGAGATGGCGCGCAACGCCCGGTCGTACACCGACGACGAGAGCGTCGACTTCCTCGTCGGCGACTTCGACGAACTGCCGTTCGCCGACGACAGTCTCGACCACGTGTTCTCGATGGAGGCGTTCTACTACGCCGCCGACCCCGACCACGCACTCGCCGAAATCGCGCGGGTCCTCCGCCCCGGCGGGACGTTCTTCTGCGCGGTCAACTACTACGAGGAGAACGAGGCGTCCCACGCGTGGCAGGAGAACATCGCGATAGAGATGACGCGGTGGTCCCGGGAGGAGTACCGCGAGGCCTTCCGCGATGCCGGCCTCTACGTCGCCGAACAGGACAACGTGCCGGACCTGGAGATAGAGATTCCGCCCGCGGAGGCGTTCCCCACCGAGAACTGGGAGACGCGCGAGGCGATGGTCGAACGCTACCGGACGCTCGGGACGCTTCTGACCGTCGGCGTCGCGCCCTGA
- a CDS encoding ABC transporter permease, with protein MSVAALARGVERRALAFVAAVTAVVLFVLFYYPVGTVFVDAVRVSGEWTLTPLVEVLTSPFYLGIFRFTAYQALLSTVASVALGLPGAWVLSRFDFRGRETLRSLTILPFVMPSIMVAIGFVATFGQNGTLNRALSALGLPEFTMLYSLPAIIVAHAFYNAPLVTRVATAAWESVDASAVETARTLGASPRRAFLDVVLPQLLPAVAVGATLTFIFTFASFPIVLALGGFQLATVEVFIYSRVQNLAFAEAASLAAVETAISLALTYAYLRYEGSRASGSRGARPQRRRSVWPSAPSLPELGTTLAVLAYGVVAVVVFVAPIASMLLASVTGPQGGFTLDHYLFLVERQQTGTTYQVRPLSAVRNSLVFGLGTLALALPMGVVTSVLTTREFRGRKVIDALSMAPLTVSGIVVGLGLLRGLVFGVDVFGTRVQVTGALAIVAAHAVGAYPFVTRNVAPLLGGLDPRLVEASRTLGASRVRALLDVELPLVAAGVVAGAAFAFAISIGEFDSTVILAEGSASYTMPVAVERYLGRRLGPATAMGCVLLVVTSLSFVVIERFGGRTGERGGL; from the coding sequence GTGAGCGTCGCGGCACTCGCCCGAGGGGTCGAACGGCGGGCGCTGGCGTTCGTCGCCGCCGTGACCGCAGTCGTCCTGTTCGTCCTCTTCTACTACCCCGTCGGGACGGTGTTCGTCGACGCGGTGCGCGTCTCCGGCGAGTGGACGCTGACCCCCCTCGTCGAGGTGCTCACGTCGCCGTTCTACCTCGGCATCTTCCGGTTCACCGCGTACCAAGCGCTGCTCTCCACCGTCGCCTCCGTCGCCCTCGGCCTCCCCGGCGCGTGGGTGCTGTCGCGCTTCGACTTCCGCGGCCGGGAGACACTTCGCTCGCTCACCATCCTCCCGTTCGTCATGCCCTCCATCATGGTCGCCATCGGCTTCGTCGCGACGTTCGGGCAGAACGGGACGCTCAACCGCGCGCTGTCCGCCCTCGGACTCCCCGAGTTCACGATGCTCTACTCGCTGCCCGCCATCATCGTCGCCCACGCCTTCTACAACGCACCCCTCGTCACGCGCGTGGCGACGGCGGCGTGGGAGAGCGTGGACGCCTCCGCCGTGGAGACGGCCCGGACGCTCGGCGCGTCGCCGCGTCGCGCCTTCCTCGACGTGGTCCTCCCGCAACTGCTCCCCGCCGTCGCCGTCGGCGCGACGCTCACGTTCATCTTCACCTTCGCCTCCTTCCCCATCGTCCTCGCCCTCGGCGGCTTCCAACTCGCCACCGTCGAGGTGTTCATCTACTCGCGCGTCCAGAACCTCGCCTTCGCGGAGGCGGCGTCGCTGGCGGCCGTCGAGACGGCCATCTCGCTGGCGCTGACGTACGCCTACCTCCGCTACGAGGGGAGTCGCGCGTCGGGCAGTCGCGGCGCGCGCCCGCAGCGTCGTCGGTCGGTGTGGCCGTCCGCGCCGTCGCTCCCCGAACTCGGAACCACGCTGGCCGTCCTCGCGTACGGCGTCGTCGCCGTCGTGGTGTTCGTCGCCCCCATCGCGTCGATGCTCCTCGCCAGCGTCACCGGACCGCAGGGCGGGTTCACGCTCGACCACTACCTGTTCCTCGTCGAACGCCAGCAGACGGGGACGACCTATCAGGTTCGGCCGCTCTCGGCGGTCAGGAACTCGCTCGTCTTCGGCCTCGGAACGCTCGCTCTCGCCCTCCCGATGGGCGTCGTCACCAGCGTGTTGACGACGCGGGAGTTCCGCGGGCGGAAGGTAATCGACGCCCTCTCGATGGCACCGCTGACGGTGTCGGGCATCGTCGTCGGCCTCGGCCTCCTCCGGGGACTGGTGTTCGGCGTCGACGTGTTCGGCACCCGCGTGCAGGTGACGGGCGCGTTGGCCATCGTCGCCGCCCACGCCGTCGGCGCGTACCCGTTCGTGACGCGCAACGTCGCCCCCCTCCTCGGCGGCCTCGACCCCCGCCTCGTGGAGGCGTCGCGGACGCTGGGCGCGAGTCGCGTCCGCGCCCTCCTCGACGTGGAACTCCCTCTGGTCGCCGCGGGCGTCGTCGCCGGCGCGGCGTTCGCGTTCGCCATCAGCATCGGCGAGTTCGACTCGACGGTCATTCTCGCGGAGGGGTCGGCCAGTTACACGATGCCCGTCGCCGTCGAGCGCTATCTGGGACGGCGACTCGGCCCCGCCACGGCGATGGGCTGTGTCCTCCTCGTCGTCACCAGCCTCAGCTTCGTCGTCATCGAACGCTTCGGCGGTCGGACCGGCGAACGCGGCGGACTGTGA